A window of Auraticoccus monumenti contains these coding sequences:
- a CDS encoding CAP domain-containing protein: MSPLPTNVAAPRTASARWLARLVALAAALVLSVTIAPAPAAQAIGASTLEQEVRTQANRERSKRDLARVEHSACLDRFAEAQARAMAKKRSMFHQPLKPVLDGCKLSLVGENVAYGFSSGTSVTKAWMNSPGHRANLLNPKFRSIGVGAYKDSKGTWYIAQVLGRSR, encoded by the coding sequence ATGAGCCCCCTCCCCACGAACGTCGCCGCCCCGCGCACCGCCTCGGCGCGCTGGCTCGCCCGCCTCGTCGCCCTCGCCGCCGCGCTGGTGCTGTCGGTCACGATCGCCCCGGCCCCCGCGGCCCAGGCCATCGGCGCCAGCACGCTGGAGCAGGAGGTCCGCACCCAGGCCAACCGGGAGCGCAGCAAGCGCGACCTGGCCAGGGTCGAGCACTCGGCCTGCCTGGACCGCTTCGCCGAGGCGCAGGCGCGCGCCATGGCCAAGAAGCGCTCGATGTTCCACCAGCCGCTGAAGCCGGTGCTGGACGGCTGCAAGCTCTCCCTGGTCGGGGAGAACGTGGCCTACGGCTTCAGCAGCGGCACCTCGGTGACCAAGGCGTGGATGAACTCCCCCGGTCACCGGGCCAACCTGCTCAACCCGAAGTTCCGCAGCATCGGCGTCGGTGCCTACAAGGACAGCAAGGGCACCTGGTACATCGCGCAGGTCCTCGGCCGCTCGCGCTGA
- a CDS encoding sterol carrier family protein — protein sequence MPPPRPRPRVDLELVAELLRTWADWLPSADPSTPTPLPGWDVGTLSAHLVVVGEGLLDGLGRPTRDAPLPVLDYVARYAAGAGEIDERARARADGPTAADLAELAARISEAAAGAVPAVVAGPRGPLRGTDWVATRLVDAVVHADDLTRAVPGAPGPSRKAEAAAVRHLLAWLTAEHPGQTLEVRVPPHGAVQCGVEGSTLAHTRGTPPNVVECAPRTFLRLATGRLAWLEARSQGLVSASGHRADLSGWLPLLR from the coding sequence GTGCCCCCACCCCGACCACGACCCCGGGTCGACCTCGAGCTGGTCGCCGAGCTGCTGCGGACCTGGGCCGACTGGCTGCCCTCGGCCGACCCGAGCACCCCCACGCCGCTGCCGGGCTGGGACGTCGGCACCCTGTCGGCCCACCTGGTGGTGGTCGGCGAGGGGCTGCTGGACGGCCTGGGCCGCCCCACCCGTGACGCCCCGCTACCGGTGCTGGACTACGTCGCCCGCTACGCCGCCGGGGCCGGCGAGATCGACGAGCGGGCGCGGGCCCGCGCCGACGGTCCGACCGCGGCGGACCTCGCGGAGCTGGCCGCCCGGATCTCGGAGGCGGCCGCCGGGGCCGTCCCCGCCGTGGTGGCCGGTCCGCGCGGGCCGCTGCGCGGGACGGACTGGGTGGCCACGCGGCTGGTGGACGCCGTCGTGCACGCCGACGACCTCACCCGCGCGGTGCCCGGCGCCCCCGGTCCCAGCCGGAAGGCCGAGGCGGCGGCGGTGCGCCACCTGCTGGCCTGGCTGACCGCCGAGCACCCCGGGCAGACGCTGGAGGTGCGGGTCCCCCCGCACGGCGCGGTCCAGTGCGGGGTGGAGGGCAGCACCCTGGCCCACACCCGGGGCACCCCGCCCAACGTGGTGGAGTGCGCCCCGCGGACCTTCCTGCGGCTGGCCACCGGCCGGCTGGCCTGGCTGGAGGCGCGCAGCCAGGGGCTGGTCAGCGCGAGCGGGCACCGGGCTGACCTGTCGGGCTGGCTGCCGCTGCTGCGGTGA
- the glnA gene encoding type I glutamate--ammonia ligase, whose protein sequence is MFQGADDLLAYIKDEGVEVVDIRFCDLPGMMQHFTVPATSFGPEVFEEGLAFDGSSIRGFQKIHESDMALLPDPTTAYLDPFRKAKTLCVNFFVHDPLTKEPYSRDPRNIARKAEAYLASTGIGDTAFFAPEAEFYVFDDVRFETKANTGYYAIDSVAGAWNTGRVEEGGNRGYKVKYKGGYFPVPPVDHFADLRDDMVRHMEASGLTVERAHHEVGTAGQAEINYRFSTLLSAGDDVQKFKYLVKNTAWENGKTATFMPKPIFGDNGSGMHVHSSIWNDGVPLFYDESGYGGLSDLARWYIGGILKHAPSLLAFTNPSVNSYHRLVPGFEAPVNLVYSSRNRSACIRIPITGTNPKAKRVEFRCPDPSSNPYLAFSAILLAGLDGIQNQIEPPAPVDKDLYELPPEEHANVPTVPADLSGVLDNLEADHEFLLAGGVFTSDLIETWIEMKRAEIDAIRLRPTPHEFELYFDC, encoded by the coding sequence ATGTTCCAAGGCGCCGACGACCTGTTGGCCTACATCAAGGACGAGGGTGTCGAGGTCGTCGACATCCGCTTCTGCGACCTGCCCGGCATGATGCAGCACTTCACCGTGCCCGCGACGTCGTTCGGTCCTGAGGTGTTCGAGGAGGGGCTGGCCTTCGACGGCTCGTCCATCCGTGGCTTCCAGAAGATCCACGAGTCGGACATGGCGCTGCTGCCGGACCCGACCACGGCCTACCTGGACCCGTTCCGCAAGGCCAAGACCCTGTGCGTGAACTTCTTCGTGCACGACCCGCTCACCAAGGAGCCCTACAGCCGCGACCCGCGCAACATCGCGCGCAAGGCCGAGGCGTACCTGGCCTCGACCGGCATCGGTGACACCGCGTTCTTCGCCCCCGAGGCCGAGTTCTACGTCTTCGACGACGTCCGCTTCGAGACCAAGGCCAACACCGGCTACTACGCCATCGACTCCGTGGCCGGCGCCTGGAACACCGGCCGCGTCGAGGAGGGCGGCAACCGCGGGTACAAGGTCAAGTACAAGGGCGGCTACTTCCCCGTCCCGCCGGTCGACCACTTCGCCGACCTGCGCGACGACATGGTGCGCCACATGGAGGCCTCCGGGCTGACCGTGGAGCGGGCCCACCACGAGGTCGGCACCGCCGGCCAGGCCGAGATCAACTACCGCTTCTCCACCCTGCTGAGCGCCGGTGACGACGTCCAGAAGTTCAAGTACCTGGTGAAGAACACCGCCTGGGAGAACGGCAAGACCGCCACCTTCATGCCGAAGCCGATCTTCGGCGACAACGGCTCGGGCATGCACGTGCACTCCTCCATCTGGAACGACGGCGTGCCGCTCTTCTACGACGAGTCCGGCTACGGCGGCCTGTCCGACCTGGCCCGCTGGTACATCGGCGGCATCCTCAAGCACGCCCCCTCGCTGCTGGCCTTCACCAACCCCAGCGTGAACTCCTACCACCGCCTGGTCCCCGGCTTCGAGGCCCCGGTCAACCTGGTCTACAGCTCGCGCAACCGCTCGGCCTGCATCCGGATCCCCATCACCGGGACCAACCCCAAGGCCAAGCGCGTCGAGTTCCGCTGCCCGGACCCGTCGTCGAACCCCTACCTGGCGTTCTCGGCGATCCTGCTGGCCGGTCTGGACGGCATCCAGAACCAGATCGAGCCCCCGGCCCCGGTCGACAAGGACCTCTACGAGCTGCCGCCCGAGGAGCACGCCAACGTGCCCACCGTGCCGGCCGACCTCTCCGGGGTGCTGGACAACCTGGAGGCCGACCACGAGTTCCTGCTGGCCGGCGGTGTCTTCACCTCCGACCTGATCGAGACCTGGATCGAGATGAAGCGCGCCGAGATCGACGCCATCCGTCTCCGTCCGACCCCGCACGAGTTCGAGCTCTACTTCGACTGCTGA
- a CDS encoding NADPH-dependent F420 reductase codes for MSTIGIIGAGQAGSTLARAVITSGYDVVIANSRGPETLASLVAALGPRARAATPAEAASAADLVVLAFPYRPTDRLPTTQLAGKVVLDNNNYMPWRDGIYPEVVAGRKTVHELRQEQLPEAKVVKAFTHVQFHARSEIRVPDDELPAVVRLARPAGAPDRKALVVSSDFPEAVEAVTRLYDDLGFDAVDNSPLSESWRSGPGTPMWPHHVDGQSREELVRNLQRAERLPR; via the coding sequence GTGAGCACCATCGGCATCATCGGGGCCGGGCAGGCAGGCAGCACCCTCGCCCGTGCGGTGATCACGTCGGGGTACGACGTGGTGATCGCCAACTCGCGCGGACCGGAGACGCTGGCGTCGCTCGTGGCCGCGCTGGGCCCACGGGCCCGGGCGGCGACGCCGGCGGAGGCGGCGAGCGCGGCCGACCTCGTGGTGCTCGCCTTCCCCTACCGGCCGACCGACCGGCTGCCGACGACGCAGCTGGCCGGGAAGGTCGTGCTCGACAACAACAACTACATGCCCTGGCGGGACGGGATCTACCCCGAGGTCGTCGCCGGCCGGAAGACCGTCCACGAGCTGCGCCAGGAGCAGCTGCCGGAGGCGAAGGTGGTCAAGGCCTTCACCCACGTCCAGTTCCACGCGCGGTCCGAGATCCGCGTCCCGGACGACGAGCTCCCGGCGGTGGTCCGGCTCGCCCGGCCGGCCGGGGCCCCGGACCGGAAGGCGCTGGTCGTCTCCAGCGACTTCCCCGAGGCGGTGGAGGCCGTCACGCGCCTCTACGACGACCTGGGTTTCGACGCCGTGGACAACAGCCCACTCAGCGAGTCCTGGCGCAGCGGGCCCGGCACGCCGATGTGGCCCCACCACGTCGACGGCCAGAGCCGCGAGGAGCTCGTCCGGAACCTGCAGCGGGCCGAGCGCCTGCCGCGCTGA
- a CDS encoding GAF and ANTAR domain-containing protein — MPDHSLVQVLAERVRDISHRSDEAARLQRAVEAAVDLVAGCAHAGITVVEKGSVRTAAATDHVVLAGDQLQYELGEGPCLDSIRLQRTVVADDLTSDPRWPLWAPTVHERLGVSAMLSLLLFSDEGSFGSLNLYGRYPQVFDSDDIAVANALATHVGVAVWTGRAIAHRETALITRTVIGQAEGVLMERYRLTPAASFALLQRLSQTTNRKLVDLATELVTTGQLVALTDVHEP; from the coding sequence GTGCCAGATCACTCTCTGGTGCAGGTCCTGGCCGAGCGGGTGCGGGACATCAGCCACCGCTCGGACGAGGCAGCACGTCTGCAGCGAGCGGTGGAGGCGGCGGTCGACCTGGTGGCGGGCTGCGCCCACGCGGGGATCACCGTGGTGGAGAAGGGCTCGGTCAGGACCGCAGCGGCCACCGACCACGTCGTGCTCGCCGGGGACCAGCTGCAGTACGAGCTGGGTGAAGGACCCTGCCTGGACTCGATCCGGCTGCAGAGGACCGTGGTGGCCGACGACCTGACCTCCGATCCCCGGTGGCCGCTGTGGGCTCCGACGGTGCACGAGCGGCTGGGGGTGAGCGCCATGCTGTCGCTGCTCCTGTTCAGCGACGAGGGGTCCTTCGGGTCGCTGAACCTCTACGGCCGGTACCCGCAGGTCTTCGACAGCGACGACATCGCCGTGGCGAACGCCCTGGCGACGCACGTCGGGGTCGCGGTGTGGACCGGTCGGGCCATCGCGCACCGGGAGACCGCGCTGATCACCCGCACCGTCATCGGTCAGGCCGAGGGTGTGCTGATGGAGCGGTACCGGTTGACGCCGGCGGCCTCGTTCGCGCTGCTGCAACGGCTGTCGCAGACCACCAACCGCAAGCTGGTCGACCTGGCCACCGAGCTCGTCACCACCGGTCAGCTCGTCGCGCTGACCGACGTCCACGAGCCCTAG
- a CDS encoding CAP domain-containing protein has translation MLKNRLTRAAAVVAATTTLGLVAPVTSAQAAVTPSAYALEARTQTNAERTERSVATLSYSSCLRTYSTRQARAMAAAKRMHHQDLRPILSACGLSRVGENVAVGYPSGKATVVGWMASSGHRANILDPTFTQGVVSAAQDSSGRWYVAQVFGTPR, from the coding sequence ATGCTGAAGAACCGTCTCACCCGTGCGGCCGCCGTGGTGGCGGCCACCACCACCCTGGGTCTCGTCGCACCGGTGACGAGCGCCCAGGCCGCGGTGACCCCGTCCGCCTACGCGCTCGAGGCCCGGACGCAGACCAACGCCGAGCGCACCGAGCGCAGCGTGGCCACGCTCTCCTACAGCTCCTGCCTGCGCACCTACTCGACCCGTCAGGCCAGGGCCATGGCCGCGGCCAAGCGGATGCACCACCAGGACCTGCGCCCGATCCTGTCCGCCTGCGGGCTCTCCCGCGTCGGGGAGAACGTGGCTGTGGGGTACCCCTCCGGCAAGGCCACGGTCGTCGGCTGGATGGCCTCCAGCGGTCACCGGGCCAACATCCTCGACCCCACCTTCACGCAGGGCGTGGTGTCCGCCGCCCAGGACTCCTCGGGCCGCTGGTACGTCGCGCAGGTCTTCGGCACGCCCCGCTGA
- a CDS encoding bifunctional [glutamine synthetase] adenylyltransferase/[glutamine synthetase]-adenylyl-L-tyrosine phosphorylase: protein MTRLDTGVTALLRRGLTDLDAARTALADWPQEAAPVLDAVGLTPDPDLALTSVQRLRSGVDGLLDRLVAEPVLRRQLLAVLATSQGLGQHLERHPHLVEDLTRPATLPAREEMGQELAEATGSEEDVAGAANALRLTYRRLLLRVATVDVTAEDPAALLPDVAGALTDLADATLVAALDLARREVEGSEQVRLAVVGLGKCGAHELNYVSDVDVLFVAEPATGADGEPVVGVDRALALGTRVAAAMTRICSAHSLAGTIWEVDAALRPEGRAGPLVRTLSSMRGYYERWAKPWEFQAMLKARPVAGDLGLGEEFLALVHPGVWSVGDTPRFVADTQAMRRRVIELIPARESGREMKLGEGGLRDIEFSVQLLQLVHGRTDESLRTSSTLEGLEALVEGGYVGRTDGAELASAYRFERLLEHRVQLFRLRRTHLLPTDQADLRRLARSVGLRDAEAVSEAWQTTSRQVLTLHRRLFYSPLLEAVARIPSERLALTTGAARDWLRALGFTDTEGALAHIGALSTGMSRSAGIQRQLLPAMMGWFAEAPNPDHGLRAFAQVSQALGSTSWYLRALRDEGAMAQRLARILASSRYAVELLRRSPEAVQLLAKTEDLVPRTHAQLCEAARASGRRHADPEKAVTAIRSVRRRELFRVAAADVLGLVDVEQVGQAVTDISTATIEAALEAVRRDTGTTDVPIALVSMGRWGGQEMSYASDADAMFVVADDLEPEQRTAASAAITRLRALMSRPGPDPALPIDADLRPEGKGGPMLRSLGSYRSYYQRWSSTWESQALIRATVGAGDVELAQAVLDVVERLRWPEGGLSETQRREIRRLKARMESERLPRGADPSRHTKLGPGGLSDVEWTVQLLQLDHAAEVPELRTTQTLPALRSAREHGLLDADDAAALEEAWVLASRVRNTVMLVRGKASDSFPTDPVELAAVAELLGHGAHGGSHLLERYGRVARRARAVVDRVFWDEG from the coding sequence ATGACGAGGTTGGACACCGGCGTGACGGCGCTGCTGCGTCGCGGTCTGACCGACCTGGACGCCGCCCGCACCGCGCTGGCGGACTGGCCGCAGGAGGCCGCGCCGGTGCTCGACGCCGTCGGCCTCACCCCCGACCCGGACCTGGCGCTGACCTCGGTGCAGCGGCTGCGGAGCGGCGTGGACGGTCTGCTGGACCGCCTGGTCGCCGAGCCGGTGCTGCGCCGCCAGCTGCTGGCCGTGCTGGCCACCAGCCAGGGGCTCGGCCAGCACCTGGAGCGGCACCCGCACCTGGTGGAGGACCTCACCCGGCCGGCCACGCTGCCCGCCCGGGAGGAGATGGGCCAGGAGCTGGCGGAGGCCACCGGCTCGGAGGAGGACGTGGCCGGGGCGGCCAACGCGCTCCGGCTGACGTACCGGCGGCTGCTGCTCCGGGTGGCCACGGTCGACGTCACCGCGGAGGACCCGGCCGCCCTGCTGCCCGACGTGGCCGGTGCCCTGACCGACCTGGCCGACGCCACCCTGGTGGCCGCGCTGGACCTGGCCCGCCGTGAGGTCGAGGGCAGCGAGCAGGTCCGGCTGGCGGTGGTCGGGCTCGGCAAGTGCGGGGCCCACGAGCTCAACTACGTCAGCGACGTCGACGTCCTCTTCGTCGCCGAGCCCGCCACCGGTGCGGACGGGGAGCCGGTGGTCGGGGTGGACCGGGCGCTCGCCCTGGGCACCCGGGTCGCGGCGGCGATGACCCGGATCTGCTCCGCGCACAGCCTCGCCGGGACCATCTGGGAGGTCGACGCCGCGCTGCGGCCCGAGGGCAGGGCAGGGCCGCTGGTGCGGACCCTGTCGAGCATGCGCGGCTACTACGAGCGCTGGGCCAAGCCGTGGGAGTTCCAGGCGATGCTCAAGGCGCGTCCGGTCGCGGGTGACCTGGGGCTGGGTGAGGAGTTCCTGGCCCTGGTGCACCCGGGGGTGTGGTCGGTGGGGGACACCCCGCGCTTCGTGGCCGACACCCAGGCGATGCGGCGCCGGGTGATCGAGCTGATCCCGGCGCGGGAGAGCGGCCGGGAGATGAAGCTCGGTGAGGGCGGTCTGCGCGACATCGAGTTCTCGGTGCAGCTGCTCCAGCTGGTGCACGGCCGCACCGACGAGAGCCTGCGCACGTCGTCCACCCTGGAGGGGCTGGAGGCCCTGGTCGAGGGCGGCTACGTGGGACGCACCGACGGGGCGGAGCTGGCCTCGGCCTACCGCTTCGAGCGGCTGCTGGAGCACCGGGTGCAGCTGTTCCGGCTGCGCCGCACCCACCTGCTGCCCACCGACCAGGCCGACCTGCGCAGGCTGGCCCGCTCGGTCGGGCTGCGCGACGCCGAGGCCGTCTCCGAGGCGTGGCAGACCACCTCGCGGCAGGTGCTCACCCTGCACCGCCGTCTCTTCTACTCCCCGCTGCTGGAGGCGGTGGCCCGGATCCCGTCCGAGCGGCTGGCGCTCACCACGGGTGCGGCGCGGGACTGGCTGCGGGCCCTGGGTTTCACCGACACCGAGGGGGCGCTGGCCCACATCGGCGCGCTGAGCACCGGGATGAGCCGCTCGGCCGGCATCCAGCGCCAGCTGCTCCCGGCCATGATGGGCTGGTTCGCCGAGGCCCCCAACCCCGACCACGGGCTGAGGGCCTTCGCCCAGGTCTCCCAGGCGCTGGGGTCGACGTCGTGGTACCTGCGGGCGCTCCGGGACGAGGGGGCGATGGCCCAGCGGCTGGCCCGCATCCTGGCGTCCTCGCGCTACGCGGTGGAGCTGCTGCGCCGCTCGCCGGAGGCGGTGCAGCTGCTGGCCAAGACCGAGGACCTGGTGCCGCGCACCCACGCCCAGCTCTGCGAGGCCGCCCGCGCCTCGGGACGTCGTCACGCCGACCCGGAGAAGGCCGTCACCGCGATCCGCTCGGTCCGCCGCCGCGAGCTGTTCCGGGTGGCTGCGGCGGACGTGCTGGGGCTGGTGGACGTCGAGCAGGTGGGTCAGGCGGTGACCGACATCAGCACCGCGACCATCGAGGCGGCGCTGGAGGCGGTGCGGCGCGACACCGGCACCACCGACGTCCCGATCGCGCTGGTCTCGATGGGGCGCTGGGGTGGGCAGGAGATGTCCTACGCCTCCGACGCCGACGCGATGTTCGTGGTGGCCGACGACCTGGAGCCGGAGCAGCGCACCGCCGCCAGCGCCGCGATCACCCGGCTGCGGGCGCTGATGTCACGACCCGGGCCGGACCCGGCGCTACCCATCGACGCCGACCTGCGGCCCGAGGGCAAGGGCGGGCCGATGCTGCGCAGCCTGGGCTCCTACCGCAGCTACTACCAGCGCTGGTCCTCCACCTGGGAGTCCCAGGCCCTGATCCGGGCCACCGTCGGGGCGGGGGACGTCGAGCTGGCGCAGGCGGTGCTGGACGTGGTGGAGCGGCTGCGCTGGCCCGAGGGCGGGCTGAGCGAGACCCAGCGGCGCGAGATCCGTCGGCTCAAGGCCCGGATGGAGTCCGAGCGGCTGCCGCGCGGGGCCGACCCGTCCCGGCACACCAAGCTGGGTCCCGGGGGGCTGAGCGACGTGGAGTGGACCGTCCAGCTGCTCCAGCTCGACCACGCCGCCGAGGTGCCGGAGCTGCGGACCACGCAGACCCTGCCGGCGCTGCGGTCCGCCCGCGAGCACGGGCTGCTCGACGCCGACGACGCGGCCGCGCTGGAGGAGGCCTGGGTGCTGGCCAGCCGGGTCCGCAACACGGTGATGCTGGTCCGGGGCAAGGCCTCGGACTCCTTCCCGACCGACCCGGTGGAGCTGGCCGCGGTGGCCGAGCTGCTCGGGCACGGTGCGCACGGGGGCTCCCACCTGCTGGAGCGCTACGGACGGGTGGCCCGACGCGCCCGGGCAGTGGTCGACCGGGTCTTCTGGGACGAGGGCTAG